ACCTGGGCGTGTCTCTTTTCCAAGGACCGGATTCTCCTCAGTTCTAGTTAAGATCGCTTCTCtatagggaagggaaaagagtgggggggtggggggggcgcTTTCTGAGACCCTTTAGAATGACGTCATCTCATCGAGCCCGAAGCCGTCCGGCCCCTGCCCACCGACGGGCGGAAATGGCTGAGATTGGGAGTTAGCGGTATTGTTGGGGATCAGGGTCTCCAGTTTCCGCTTCCGGAaggggggaagggtgaccaccggcggggtggggtggggggtcCCCATTAGAGAAGCTGGAAGCGAGATGGTCCTGATCAAAGAGTTGTGAGTAGGGGTTCCGAGTCTGCTTGGGGGAGGGAGGTTTGGGGGCGGCGGGGGGCGGGGTGCTGATGGGGATCTGGAGGCTGTGCACGAGAAAATCCTGCACCCAGAGGCGCCGGACTTTGCCCTCCGCCTTCAGCAGTTTTGCACGCACGGGCGTTTTAGCCGTTCTGGGGCTAAATCATCCGAGCACTTGCACTGCCGTGGAGCTAGCTCAGAGAAGCGAGCGCTGTCCCCGCAGAACGGGCGCAGAAAGAAGGGTCTCCCGCCCCTCACTACGTCTCTTTTTTCCCGCAGCCGGGTGCTGCTGCCCTGCTCCGTGGAGGAGGTGAGACCCCCCCAGCCCCGCTTCTCCCCCGCCCTTCCTCCCCCCAGGGTGCTCCGCCGTCCCCCGGGAAGGAGGGAGGCCGTGCTCCGTCGGAGCGCTCCTCACCAGCGGTTCTCTCCCCCTCAGTATCAGGTAGGACAGCTGTACTCCGTGGCGCAGAGCAGCAAGAATAACACGGGGGGCGGGGAGGGCATCGAGGTCCTCATCAACCAGCCCTACGAGGGGGGCCCCGGAGAGCGGGGCCAGTTTACCCACAAGATCTACCACCTGCAGAGGTGAGCCGGGCTCGGAAGCGCGGGGCATGAGGGGGCTTGCAGACCTCGGCCCTGACCGGCTTCCTCCGCCCACAGCAAAGTTCCAGGATTCGTCCGCCTGTTCGCCCCGGAGGGCTCCCTGGTGTTCCACGAGAAGGCCTGGAACGCCTACCCTTACTGCCGGACCGGTGAGGAGAGGGGGGGCAAAGAAGGTCAGAGGTCAGGGTCCTGGACATCAGACACCTGAGCCCTCCGGCCTGACGCCTTACCGGGGCGGGAAACTGGTGGCGGGAGGCCCCGTGTGACGTGGCTCTAACCCGTTACTgttcttttcccatctttttgccttttttcccttcatttctctaaAATCACTTGCCTTCCATCGCCCGCTGCATCCACCTTAGTCATCACGGTAAGAGCCCCCGTTGTCAGAGTGGGGAGGGTTTAGCCAGAAAACGTGTCTCCCTTCACTGAGCCCCCCTGTTTTTATCCAGAATGAGTATATGAAGGATGATTTCTTCATCAAGATTGAAACCTGGCATCGGCCAGACATGGGGACTGAGGACAACGTGAGTGTGCAGTAAATGTCGGTGAGGTAGTACGGTGGTCAGAGCGctggcctggagccaggaagaccgggccctttctagctgggtgaccccgACAAGTCACTCGAcctgtgtctgcctcagtttcctcaactgtcagaTGGACATCCTTATGGCAactgcctcccagggttgtgaggatTTAATGAGGTAATCTTAGTTAGGCTCGTAGCCTGGCGTGTGGCAGATCCCTTCCCCTCGCACTAGATGTCTCGCTATATTTACCTCTAAGAACTCGTCCCTTTGTTCCCCACCTTCCCCGCCCTCTCTGTGTGTCCCCTGTCCCTAGAGAATTAGGGGTCTCCTGTGCTCCTTATGTCCTCCATTTTCCAACAGAAACCTCATGTAGGCAGGTCTGTGTACAGTTCCCCAGTCACTCTTCTGTTCCTCTCCTTTGCCCCTCCATCTCTTACCCATCCCCCTgctcttctctccttccatcctAAAAGTCCCACTTTTTGGTCAAGGCTTAACTTGAAGCTCTCCTCATGAAGCCTTCCCCAGCACCTCTGGCTGCCTCCTTCCCCAAAATCTCATCCGCAGCACTTGTAGTCGGCTACACGGAGTTAGTAGTCAGTTGCTCTCCTCTGTTTTACCTGTAGTAGTTTGATTCTCCCGTTAGATTAAGGTCTATTTGAAAGCGAAATCACGTCTTGTACTTCTCTTGTGTCCCCATACAGCGGCCGCTACAGTGTTAAGCATCTAGTAGGTGCTCAATATGTGCATGTTGGTTGGTATTTCTTACACCGGTTCTCTGCCGGGACTGGACAGATGATAACCCAGCCTTCCCTCTCCAGAGAGGAGGTAGAATGCTGAATCTCTACCCTATAGCCTAGTAGATAGTTAAGCACATCCTATCTCGTATTGTTCATGGCTGTTTTATGTGTCTGAGAATTCTTTACTAGAATGGAAGCCTTTGGAGGGCCTAGTGCCGTAGGCTTCTTGTACTCCTCACAGCGCCGAGCACAAAACAGGTGCTCACTTACTCACTGACTTCCCTTGCCTCCATTGCCTCCTTCCCTCACAAGCAGCCTGCTCTCTCTCCACCCTTTCCTAGGTTCACCATCTTGATGCAGAGACATGGAAGGAGGTGGAGGTGGTTCATATTGACATTGCTGATAGGGCCCAAGTGTCTGATGAGGTAAGTGAAGTAGAACTGGGGACTGGATGATAAAATACTTGTGTTTTAAGAGGGGAGCAGGTTCTGTGAGAAAATCTGGGGGCTAGGAGGGGCAATGCTTAGGCTCAGGAAAGGCAGAGAACTGGGAGCAGCTTCTTTGAGAGCAGGTTGGAGTTTCTTTCACagctccctctcttccttccaggATTATAAACCAGAAGAGGACCCTGCTCTCTTCAAGTCTGTCAAAACTGGCCGTGGCCCCTTGGGACCCAACTGGCAGGTAAACTATGTCCCTATCCTTGCTCGAGCTGGGCAAGGTCGGGTGGGTAGAGGCTTAGTTCCCCAAGGCTGTCGGGTTAGTAGTGTGTCTGTGTTTATATCTTTGTACAGAGGGAATTGTTGAAACATCCACCCCACATGTGTGCCTACAAACTGGTGACTGTCAAGTTCCGATGGTGGGGGCTCCAGGGTCGAGTGGAGAACTTCATCCATAAGGTTGAAGAAGATGGATGGGGTGGCTGTGGGTTCTGATTCGGAGGGTGGGAGATGGGAGACTCAAGCTTCAGGCTCTTACTTAAAGGACTGAGGTAAAGATGGGAAACCTTTTAGGTCTGACCTAGGTAGGAGTCTGAGAGCAATGGAACTCTGGGTCTTTGTAACAGATGGGCTCACGTTGGTGTGCATTCAGAGTAAGGCATTACTTTTTGACATGATAGGAAAAACTATAATGTGatctatctttttgtcttttccctgCTTTGGATGGAAAACTAGTTACATCATTAGAGTACCCCAAACACCCTTTATATAATCAGATGACTTCCCACTTGGCTGAGAGTGAATCTGTGGTTGTAGAACAGCTGAGTAGGTTCCACATGGACTTTGGGCCATTCTTAGTCCACTTTAAAGAACACCATGTCTGAGCTAAATTGACTGAGTAGAGGTAttggtatttgaatgtaattcTACTCACTGATGTAATAGTTCATTCTGTGCAGACACTTTCATGGTTGAGATCCTAAAGTAAGGAGAAGCCTTCAAAACATGTTATTGAAAGGAGCTAaggttattatattacatttttgaCACTTCCCTTAACACCTAAGATCTTAGCACTAGCCTTATGTaaagtgaggaaaaaataattttccttttgtaaCTTTTCTCTCAGACACagtattttagtcattttataatGTCATTCAATAGATTTTACTTCTAaccaattaattttcattttcaaaaagatgCTCCCTGGACTCTAGGGTCAGGAAATGATGAAATACTGTGCTCAAAGCCACTgagattttttccccttgccttgtaaagaaagaaaatgccaaaaataaatgaagaatgaacTCCATGTCTAGAGAGAATCAAGTCCTGAATTTATGCCATAGAAAATAGCATAATATAGGGGGTTAGGTGTGAGCTTATCTGAGACTAAATTGACATCCTTTCTTTGCACTCTGTTTTCTCTTTATGATTTACTTCTGGATCTCTGTATTCTCAAGGTAGACAGTCTTGTAATCTGGAGTGTAGGTTGATAggatggaaaggaaagagggtGTGGATTCTAAAATCAAATATCTGGTAAGAACTTTGAATATGTGGAAAGAGGTGATGACATCACTCAACCAAGAGCATACTCACTAACCAGCCAAAGTCCAGCGGTTTGGTGCCTTTTGTTTGGGATCAAGAAGTTGAGAAATTATTACCTAGAGCCAAAAGTAAGATCCCGTGGACCATGTCCAAAGAGATTCCTTGAACCTCAAAGCGGACCAAGGCCTTTGGAGCTTCAGGCCTGTGGGAAACTGGGTCAGAACACTGGTGTTTCAGTTACATAGGCTGATTCGTGTAGaatcctccccctcttcccacaGCAAGAAAAGCGGCTCTTCACCAACTTCCACAGGCAGCTCTTCTGTTGGCTGGATCAGTGGGTTGATCTGTCCATGGAGGACATCCGGAACCTAGAGGAGGAGACCCAGCGAGAATTGGACCAGGTAATGGTTCAATGTAGTGAATAGATAGGAAGAACTGGGAAAACTGATCAATCATTCAGCAAATTTTGAC
This sequence is a window from Sminthopsis crassicaudata isolate SCR6 chromosome 1, ASM4859323v1, whole genome shotgun sequence. Protein-coding genes within it:
- the LOC141551286 gene encoding phosphatidylinositol transfer protein beta isoform-like; translation: MVLIKEFRVLLPCSVEEYQVGQLYSVAQSSKNNTGGGEGIEVLINQPYEGGPGERGQFTHKIYHLQSKVPGFVRLFAPEGSLVFHEKAWNAYPYCRTVITNEYMKDDFFIKIETWHRPDMGTEDNVHHLDAETWKEVEVVHIDIADRAQVSDEDYKPEEDPALFKSVKTGRGPLGPNWQRELLKHPPHMCAYKLVTVKFRWWGLQGRVENFIHKQEKRLFTNFHRQLFCWLDQWVDLSMEDIRNLEEETQRELDQMRKTGPVRGMRASDD